The genomic window AGGGCGGTGCGGGGTAGGCGGAAGCGGAGGATCCGGCGGAGTGGTTGTGGAAGAGGGCTTCCGAGGAAGATGCCTTGTCGGGGACGAGGAGGAGCGGAGCCTGGGAGGCGAGGTTGGACGGGGACAGCGGGAAGACAGCCGGCTTTGCTACACGTACAGGATGTTACAGGGAAGAGGAGGTTACAGGGTCATTAGCAGCGGCACGGGCCCACCCCATTGAAACCAGGGGGGTGTTTAGAAAGTTTGGAAGAAGCCTGTAGAACTCCTGTATAACCTGTACGTCTAGCATTTTTGGGAAGACAACCCGGTAGGTGCGGCAAGTGGCGCGGAGGACAACGTCGAGGTGCTCGTCCCGTGCTTCGCTGACAAAGACATTGCTCGCCGCAGAGTGCCGCTGGGAGTACAGAGGCGAGAGGCGGTGGACATGGTTTACATACGATGAGTCCAAGCAGGGTTGGGCTTACTGGTCAGTTTGTATTGTGTTCATCTAGATGTACAGTCCGGGCAGGGTTGGGCTCAACTACGTTCAACCCTTTCTTTTTCTACCTAAAAGAAGCTTTCCAGAATTCCACCTCAATTAGGGTCCACTTCAACTACGTTACGTTACGAACGAAGTGTAAGGTAAACATTAGTATACTATACAGAaatgtggtcgtatgcatcgttctgatgcagaggccagggagtccccttttcaaaaaaaatactatACAGAAATGTCAAATTAAGCAAGTACTTAATATATTGATCTGATCTGATTTTATTAGTTGCCATTAGTCTCATTGTTCACCAAGAAAGTTTGACCTCATCTTGCTTACATTCCCGCCGACCCCATCTCACCACCCACGGATTCATCTATGCTGGCACGCCCTGAGTCAGACGCTTCATGAACCCCGCTTACCTCGCCGATGAGGCAGCGCCCTTCCCCAAATGCTTCCTGGGCACCACTGACCTTGTCGGTGCAGTATTGCCCTAGCCTGGACGCTTCCTCTGCACCGCCAACCTCACCAATGTAGCACTGATGTGCCCTAGACGTCGCCTAGCCGCTGCCTCTCCAACTGAACGTCTGCCTTTCCGAGAGAGATGCTCATCACCAACGCCTCATCCCGATGACCCGAGTAGACGGTATACTCCAACGTGCCTCATTCGAATCGATGCCGAGGTATATCTCGTTAGCgttaaaattattttttgtatttttaactGTATATTTCAATGTCCATAGAAACAATAGTTTGGTGTCATGCGACGGGACTACTCCTATCCCTAACCTGGAACATCTCAGATTCTATGGCTCTTCCCTCTATTCACTGAGCGAATACAATAACGTCTACTTGGATAACACGAGTGCTCCCTCTAATTTGTGACCAGACGGCCAAGCCGGAAGGGTCATTCAAAGTTCTGGTTTTCTAGGCATTGAATTTAAACCACCGATCTACCTCGTCTATTGTGGTCTTAGGGCCATAGAGGCgtggtggatctcggcccttgccggcAGGAGGGCTTCATTTTTAGATGCGTTTAtgagttttgctagggtttgtgtccttcTTAGAAAGACGAGGCGGCGGTaactctctgaagatggaataagtttCTCCGCACCTAGCCCCTGTCCCGGTTGTGCTTCTAGTGTCATCGGAGGGCGTGTGAGACTTGTCTCCGACGAACCCGATGGGATTCGGTGGTGTTTGTCTTACGTAGATCCACGTGGATCTGGACTTCGTTCGTCATTGTTCATATGTCTACAGGTTGAACCCTTTCGAGCTACTTGTCTCTTCATCGGCGACGGTTACTATTCTGGTGCGCCGGTTCCATGGTACCCCTATTTTCCACTTTATTTTCTCCTTTTTCAGCCCGCTGCAGCCCCTCGTGCACATATATATGCAGGAGTAGCCAGCCCATAGACTTCCTAAACCTACACGTACTTACTCTTGAAACCGACTTGTACATGACCTTCCTAGTACTACAAAGACTCTTAATCACCGGCAACCTTCATCATAATTAACCtacgaaaacactaacgcccataCGTGTGAGTGTTACCCAACTCGTTCACACGCCTCGATAGTCGTCCAATGCCTTTTGCACAAATCTTGGCACGAAAAGGTTGATTTTATGCGCCACATAGGACGGaactggtgtgtgggcgttggagagtttgcccacacgctagcaccacgctgtttgccagctgcgctatgtgggcgaactagtttctgcccacacaacCAGCCACCTAGTTCATGCACGTGTGGGCAAACTatttttcgcccacacgacacctacgttgtggatggcaactgcagttagaCGAACGTGGTAATTAGGTAAAAACACATGGAAACTGTGATTttttgctagacggcaactgcagttgcgcgtacgtggcaaccagataaacacacatggcaactatggttggaccacacatggcaactaggtaaacacacatggaaacaactgtttgaccatatgtggcaagtagttaatcacacacggcaactatggttggaccacacatggcaactaggtaaacacacatggcaactactgtttgaccatatgtggcaagtagttaatcacacacggcaactacggtttgattacacgcggcaactaccataaattagacatggcaactatagttaaccaaaacagatagagttgccataCTTTTACAACTACACTTACTATCctggataactacatctgccaaccaggaTGACAACTAAATCGTCGTCCCGTGGTGTACCTAACGTAGTTGCGTCAGGACGTGTGagcatttttgcttcgtgccacacgcgcggggtgaagatgagtagtacttgttggcgtgtggcacgaagcagccgcgcccacacgtgtgggcaattctaatatCCGCCCACACACAGCCCATATGGGCAGCCTCCTGCTCTCACCACACACAGTGTGTGAGCGCATGTCgaatacaccacacgtgtggcagttatcgccGTCCTTAACCTAAGGCTATACCTACAAGAAACCTACTAGAACACATCTAGCTAACACGGCATACGAGCCGGGCACAACTGTCTTGCACTATGGACTCACTTTGCCATCAAGCTTCTAACTTAAGATTATCACTAACAATCTCCTCCTAATCATGACACTATGTCTTCTATGTTTCTTCTGATTTTGGCTTGTTGATCACTCACCTCTTGTCAATTTATCCGCTCCCACCACGACAATTCCAATTGTTGCCTAGATCGCAACACCAACTCCCTGGTAGATCATCCTAGTGCTTTTCCTTGAGCTCACTCAAGGAGTGCGTGTCCAGATGCCTCCCACTTCTATAGATGAGTCCAGCCCCAGTTAACTAATCCTAAGTTGCTCATTTGTTACTTCTCTATCACTCCTGGCCCATCAGTTCATGACTCTGTCCGTGTTTGTTCGGTACTAATCCTTTCTAGGAACAGCAAATATGGTTGGACAGAGTAGTAGCCACATGCAGTGATAGGAGGCATCACATACTTCTATAACACTGGATGATTGATTCTTTGCAGCAGGAAAAATGACATTGAAATAAATAAGGCTTCCCTCCtgcattttttttcgaaaagggggggcgccccggcctctgcatcaggatgatgcatacggccattccCTCCTGCATTGGCCCGCGTACGACGCAGACCACCTCCTCTCCGCTCCTCCTCCCTCACCGCCGCCATAAGGCATGGCCGGGCAAAGCCTGGCCAGCGCCGGCGCCGACGGGGCTCTCTCGGCTCCTCGCGCAGTGGCCCCAGTGCAGGACGGGGCGGTCACGGCGGGACGCGGCGCTGGCGTCGGGCGCAGCGGCGCGGTAGCTCTCAGGCATTGTTTCCGCGCCGGCAGGGCCTGGCTTGTGTGAGGGGCTACGGGTTGGGAGGTGCCTCGTGGGTGATGCGGGCTGCGGGTGGCACGGGCGCCGGTGGGGCGGCCTTCTTGGTGTGGTCGCGAGGTGCAGGAGGGCATCAAACGGCGTTTGTGGCGGCGATGCGCACGGTGGTGGCGGGGATGACGCGGCAGATCTGCTGGGCGGCCGCTGCTCGTTGCGATGGCCAATGACGGCACTGCTGGTGGTGCATGCCTGGCCACGAAGACCAGTTTGGCCAGTAGGCGGCATGGGCTTAGATGGCGTTGGCTGGCTGCCACGGCTCGGTCTCGGGCGTGGTGGCTGGTGATGGCGGGCTCGGCCCTGATAGTCGTTGTGGATAGGTTGGGGCTGAGCGGTGGTGCGCGCCTGGGGGTGCTATAGCCTGCAGGTGGCGAGGGGTGGCCGTGGCAACCTCCTTCTTGATGCGACGTTATGAATCAATAAAATATACCCTTTATAAAAAAACTTGAAAATATACACCCTGTCAAACTTCAGTTTATTCAAATGCCCAACTAAATTTAGACTTATTCATATAATGACTAGTATGTGTTATATATAATTATTGGCCATGTGGTAGGAGGGCTTAAATTTAGACTCATTAATATATTGACTAGTATGTGTTATATAGAATTATTGGCCATGTGTAGCAGGGCTGGTGACTAGTCTGCTGTAATCTTAATGGAAACTCCATCTTTTGATTCCTGAAGGGATTTGGCAACCTCAAAACAGCCCGACGTTACAATTACTCGATTTGCCTAATTATCCAACTAGCTGAACGACGCATCAGCCTTTTGCATGTGGTGATCGAATGAGGCGGAGTTCGCCTTCAGTGCGTAAACTTATAAGGAGACCATGCCGAGACATGATAGCCTAGTTTTTTTTAGTGGAACAATCGCCTAGGTTGATGAACTATATATCCTAATCAAGCAAAGAAAATTGGCACGAGCTATGAATAAATTCAATTTCAATCAGAAGTTTTCATAAAGCAAATTCTGAAAGCAATTCGGATGTAACTAAATCATTCAACTACATGAACAGATAATCAATGCAAAACCATATCTCACGGTtaatatttttttgtagtgtatgcagaTCAAATCTTTTACTTTGGTTCTACTTCTTCAATTAGATCATTCGACATGCTTAATTAGACCACAATCTTGTTCTGCGATATGTATGTGTTCTATTATTACAGAGTAATAGCCTCCGTTCATTCCTTAAATACTAATTCCAGTATTTGCTGATGTTATCAAGCAGTGTTATAGAGAAATAAGTAAAGTATGCTCAACTAATTTAAAGGCCTTATGTACATTATTACTAAATATTTGAAGTGAGCAGAATGTCCATTCATACCAAGTTCATATACACATTTGTTGCTAAAGAGTTACTTGAAATATTTTTATATTAGCAGAGAGAAAACGTAAACTAAGCAATTATAACAAGTCACTAGGGAGCAAATGCACATCCAGAACTTCTGTATTGTTTTGGTACCAATTGTATTGCATCAACAAATGCTTGGAAGGACCCAAGCCCGTGGTTGTCCTGGGTAGTCGGCAACGAGTTCATGCGAAGATCCATCAACCAGAGAATACTTGATACACTGCCCATTGTACTTAATGATGTACAAGCAGTTCCCTTGAACTGCTGGATGATCTGGACCAAGGCAACCTGCAAACTGGAGAATATTAAAGAACAAGCTACACCCACCAAGGGCAGTAGTCCTCACCCACTTCCTATCCCCAGATTGCCACTGGAAAACTTGGTACCCCACCGGGTACCTAACAGCACTAATGAGCAATAGCTCACCACGGCACTCTGCTAGCCTCAACATTGAAGAATTCTCAACTGTCTCTGCACTCAATTCACCACCAAGAAACGACAATACCACGTAACTGTTGTCAAGCTCGACGACAGCGAGGCAGTAATTTGGAAAAATCAATGCGTAGAGGGTGCCATTCAGGGAAATCAGGTCACGAAGCCCGTAGCCTTCAGCGCACCGCGCTGCTCGCCAGTCATTGTCCTTGCCTCCAATGCGGCAGTAGCGGACGGTGTGGTAGTATCGATTAAAGGTGAGGACGAGATCGCCGGCAAAGATGATTCCTTCGTAGTCTTTTGGGGGATCGGGCAGGCGGACTTGCTGGCCTGTAAGGAGGTGGCAGATGTGGAGCTCGAGGTGGCTGCCCATGGCATCGCTGTCTTCGATGGCGACACGGCAACCGAAGGAATGGAATTCGGCATTGTTGGGGTCGCGGTGGGCTAAGGGGGTGCGGGGTAGGCGAAAGCGGAGGATGCGGCGGAGTGGGATGTGGAAGAGGGCTTCCGAGGAAGATGCCTTGTGCGGGACGAGGAGGAGCGGAGCCTGGGAGGCGAGGTTGGACTGCGACAGCGGGAGGAGAGCCCGGTAGGTGCGGCAGATGGCGCGGAGGGCGAAGAAATCCTGTAGGGTCGTCAGTCGGCTCGCGACCAGTGGGATCAGCTCTGGTAGGAAGTACGACGAGGACGAGGCGGTTTCTGCCGGGTCTATTGAGgaagaggaggtggtggtggtgccgTGCTTCGCTGACGAAGACATTGCTTGCGACCGGTTCTGCCGGTGAGTGCCGCCGAGTGCAGACGCAGAGGCGAGGGGCGGTGGACACGGTAGTGCTTGGTGTTTTCTAGGTTTGCACACGGTAGAGTCCGGGCAGGGTTGGGCTTAGCGGCCGAGTTTGTATTGGGTTCGTCTAGTTTGAGAGTCCGGGCAGGGTTGGGCTGAACTAAAGTTCCACCTTTTTTCCACCTACAAAAAGCTTTCGAGTAGTTCTACCACAACTACGTTACGTTACTATACGATACGAAGTGTAAGAAAAAACAATAGGTTACTATGAAAATGTCAAAATAAGCTAGTACTTAATACATTAATCTgatttttagttgcattagtcTCATTGTTCACCAAGAGAATTTGACAGTCATCTTGTTGACAGTCCcgccaacagcagcagcaacagacgCGCACACAGTCCCCCGCTCCCCTGCGCCGCTGGCCACTCCGGCCGCAGCGGCCACAAATCCGGCATTAATGgccgccgtcccgtcccgtccctcCTCAGCTGGCTCGCAGCATGGAAGCCCCCTCTCTCCTTGTAAGACAATAGGTTTGGGGAACCggctcaaccctctaggggtggcctatctcaTATATATAATAAAGAGGTACAATGTTACATTATACGTACACATATACGTACACATATACAGAagctatacagtctaacaccctccctcaatcttagccacttcctaaagaatctagaagggtaagattgcgccgacAATTCTCAAACTGCGGAAGAGGTaacggcttggtgaagatgtctgcaagttgatctttggaagagatgaacttgatctgtagttgcttctgagatacCCGTTCCCGTACAAAATGATAGTCCACTTCGATGTGTTTCGTTCGGACATGAAATACCGGATTAGCAgataggtatgtagcaccgatgttatcacaccaaagaataggagactGTGATTGAGATATACCCAACTCCTGAAGTAAAGACTGCACCCAGATGATCTCTGCAgttgcattagccacagccttatactcagcttcagtactgctacgtgaaacagtagcttgtttccgagcactccaggcgatcaaggtagagccaaagaacacagcatagccccccgtggatcgcctgtcatccggactgccagcccaatccgcatcagaatatgctgaaatgATCCCAGAGGGATTCGGTCGAATGTGCAAGCCATAGGACAAGGTGAAGCGAATGTAGCGCAAGATGCGCTTAACTGCAGACCAATGAGCGTCACGAGGTGCCTGGAGATACTGACATACTCTATTGACAGCAAATGAAATATCTGGACGGGTGATCGTCAAGTACTGCaacccaccaacaatactcctgtactgtGTCGCATCAGCAGAGGGAAGAAGCTCACCATCTACAGCAGTGATCCTGTCAGTAGCAGACATAGGTGTAGTAGTTGGGTTTGCACTTAAGCATGCCAGCCCGCTGCAATAAGTCCAAACAGTACTTCTTCTGTGTCATAACAAGACCATCAGAGAGAGAAGCGACTTCCacaccaagaaagtagtgaagcttcccaagatctttgactgCAAAGTCAGCACCAAGAGACCGAACAAgagcagcagcagccgactgagAAGAACTGACAAGCAGGTACATGATAACTTCGGGCCATTGTAGAAGAAATAACGAAGAGTCAGCAGccgatgatgcaaaaccatgagcacgtaGGGCTgtcgcaagacgagcatgccaagcacggggagcctgcttcagaccatagagtGCTTTCGTAAGACGGCATAGAtaatcaggacgatcaggatcagagaacccTGGTGCCTGCCgcatatagacctcctcctccaggacaccatggagaaaagcattctgcacatcaagctgacgaacAAACCAACCCCGAGTAActgcaagagagagaagaagcctgatGGTAGTCGGTTTAACAACTGGGCTGAAGGTGTCGTCGTAATCAAGACCATAACGCTGCCGAAATCCTCGAGCAACCAGccgcgccttgtagcgctcaatagaaccatcagaatgcttcttcactttgaaaacccatttagaATCGATGACATTAACTCGGGGTgggggaggaacaagagtccatgtcttgttacgaagaagagcatggtACTCCTgttccatagcctctcgccaatgacGTATGCTGAGAGCAGCTTGGTACGTACGAGGCTCAGAGGTAGGATCCGCACGGACAGCAGCCAGACATGCAGCCAACCAGGCAACCGTACCATCAGTGCGATGTTTGGGCTGAAATACTCCACTGCGACTCCGCGTATGTGGTCGTTGAGGAGCCACAGGTGACGGTGATGGCGACGCCTCAGCCAGTGAAGGAGATGCCTCAGAAAGCACCGACGGTGATGAGGTGGTgacgacgatggcgaggcctcgacCATCGATGGAGATGCCTCAGGGAGCAACGGCGAGAGGGCTCCACGGGCAGGTGAGCTCGGTCCAGGCGAGCACGGCCCAGGCGAGCACGGCCCAGCCGTGTCAGACCGAGAGGGTGACGAGGCCGGCGTGATGGCGAGCCGAGAGGACAACGAGGCCTCCTGGCGAAGCGGCAAGGTCGGCTCAGCGGCCGTGGTGGCGGGCCGAGACGACGAGGCCTCCTGGCGAAATGCCGAGGACGGTTCAGCGGCCGACTCCGAGCCCATGGGCGACGAAGATGGCCCAGAGATCAAGGGCGCCAGTCCAGGGGCCGGGGGCGCCGAAGCAGTCGGCGTAGGAGGAGGTGCGGCCCGATGTGCATGAGCACGATTTCCGAGGCCATGCAGGGACTCCTCACGATCATCAGGAGGAGACGATGGTGCCTCCAAAATCTCCAACTGAGCCCCACGTCCAGTGCCTGCAACATGGTTAGGCGGCAAaataggagagtatgcaacatcatcaaattggtcagatgcAACGGAGGATGAATGCAAAGATGATAGTTCAGCAGTGGACACAGGCAGCTTAGCAAAGGGAAAAActtgctcatcaaacacaacatcccgtgATATGTAGACACAAtttgtgggaacatgaagacatttgtaacctttatgaagagagctataaccaagaaaaacacacttcttggaacgaaactcaagcttgcgttTGTTATAAGGACGGAGATGCggccaacaagcacacccaaaaaccttaaagaaggtataatcaggttgttcattaaggagaacttcaataggagtcttcatattcaaaacacgagtgggggTGCGGtttatgagaaaacatgcagtggtaagagcatcactccagaaccgaaacggaaccgatgcatgggccaaaagagtaagaccagtttcaacaatatgacgatgcttacgttccacagaaccattctgttgatgtgtatgtggacatgctaaacggtgagcgatcccaagc from Triticum aestivum cultivar Chinese Spring chromosome 3B, IWGSC CS RefSeq v2.1, whole genome shotgun sequence includes these protein-coding regions:
- the LOC123066702 gene encoding uncharacterized protein codes for the protein MSSSAKHGTTTTSSSSIDPAETASSSSYFLPELIPLVASRLTTLQDFFALRAICRTYRALLPLSQSNLASQAPLLLVPHKASSSEALFHIPLRRILRFRLPRTPLAHRDPNNAEFHSFGCRVAIEDSDAMGSHLELHICHLLTGQQVRLPDPPKDYEGIIFAGDLVLTFNRYYHTVRYCRIGGKDNDWRAARCAEGYGLRDLISLNGTLYALIFPNYCLAVVELDNSYVVLSFLGGELSAETVENSSMLRLAECRGELLLISAVRYPVGYQVFQWQSGDRKWVRTTALGGCSLFFNILQFAGCLGPDHPAVQGNCLYIIKYNGQCIKYSLVDGSSHELVADYPGQPRAWVLPSIC